CACCATTAATCCTGCATTTATATTTTCCTGACGGGATAACGTAGCACAATCTGGCTTTAATTGAACGATTGAAAGCGAAGGTATTAAACGTAAATAATGAGGCCAAAGTAGACTGACTAGACTTTCTGTCAATTCCGGTAAATCGTCATCAACCTTTTGCCGTAATCGCCCCATTAAAAAAGCGAAACCTTCAAATAACCGTTCAACATAAGGATCGCGATCACCAACCTTATCTAGGTTTAATTGTGAAGCCCTATCGGGATGAATTTTAGCAAATTCTTTACCCGCCTCGCGCAAATAGCGCATTTCCGATTCGTAATAACGCTGTATTAAATCATTCATTGTTTTTCTCTATCATCCGTAATGTTGTTGTTATTAAATATAGTCAGCACATTACTTATTATTAACCAATAACAGTAACAGAGCGTGCAGGATCAAGTTGAACTAAATCATGCTGTAATCGTTCAATTTCATTTAGTAATTGATTTCTATCACTGTCTTTATTTGGAATTTTCTGTTTTATTAATCTTATTAGATGTTGTTTAACATCAAAAATTAATGTAGGCTCCCATTCAAAAAGACTAAGATCACGTTGTTTTTTATCTAGCCCCATTAATAATTTATAAGCAATATCAGTTTTGCCTGATTGCTCAGCAATACGAGCTTGAGTATATTGCAACAGAAAATTTTGTTTTGGTAAACGGATCATTGGTAAATTTTGTAACCATACGAAAGCCTTTTCTAATCCATCACTTTGCGCTAATTCCAATGCTTGCTTTTCAATTTCATTCCAATCGTTATCACCGGAAACGGCAATCGGAACCAGACTGGTTTCTTCATCTAAATGGTGGATTTTAGCTTGCGTAGCGATCCAATGCAGTGTGTCATCATCAGCAAAGGGAATACCATTATCAAAGGTTAGCCGTTCAATACCCGGTAGCCTTTCTAAGAATAAACCAACATCGGTTAAGAAAATTTCAGACCAACGTTGAAAATAATCACCTTTTTTCTGTAGAGCTAAGACGGCTGCACGTTGTAAATCAAACCAAAAATGATTTGCGCCTTCCATAAACGCCGCTTCTACACGTTCAAATAACTCATCCCATTGCTGTTGTATTATCAAACGATTTATATTTTGACGTAATTCAGCTCTTGGCGAAGGTAATCGTGTTTTACCACGATGATCCATTGGTGGTAATTGATCAATGGTATCCCAACGTAATGCGCGCAATAAACGACCCGCTGCTAAATACCCACTTGGTTTTTCACGTAAATACGCAGCCATTCTTCTTGCTTGCTCAAGGAGATCGCGTTGCGAACGAATAGTGATGTCATCTTCTTTAGGAGTTGATACTAGCGTTCTTTCTTGTTCTGATACTGTGGGTTGTGAAATTGCCACTT
Above is a genomic segment from Frischella perrara containing:
- the tssA gene encoding type VI secretion system protein TssA → MLGQLISRFFNKQDAMQSIESRLNDNWSTWLLPISPEKPVGEDLTYHDNFQEIKEEVAKLSGIDYPLIINVSETIIKQSSKDIRVVTYYCLARLQTDGASGFADGLELLAGLLDKFGLALYPSRSNIRKNAIEWLASAKFTDALSKLLPISEENLTRIIAALNLIDECNKKLFNSEDPYQQSSIPDLDALIRFFANSVKQPQPTPQVAISQPTVSEQERTLVSTPKEDDITIRSQRDLLEQARRMAAYLREKPSGYLAAGRLLRALRWDTIDQLPPMDHRGKTRLPSPRAELRQNINRLIIQQQWDELFERVEAAFMEGANHFWFDLQRAAVLALQKKGDYFQRWSEIFLTDVGLFLERLPGIERLTFDNGIPFADDDTLHWIATQAKIHHLDEETSLVPIAVSGDNDWNEIEKQALELAQSDGLEKAFVWLQNLPMIRLPKQNFLLQYTQARIAEQSGKTDIAYKLLMGLDKKQRDLSLFEWEPTLIFDVKQHLIRLIKQKIPNKDSDRNQLLNEIERLQHDLVQLDPARSVTVIG